The following are from one region of the Gemmatimonadota bacterium genome:
- a CDS encoding iron-sulfur cluster-binding domain-containing protein, which produces MLRTLVASGADTEVHYAAAAPERMAYRDDVVQLAGDHALCYTGGRSSETGMVCGVCSGDSPIRVEVARSGMTTDVPADTTILDAMLEAGVWTSYECRRGECGSCTATVRRGRAGPQGRVPDRGRPRAIHVPPRFESEGRTPGARSLTAARVDSTRGRQNS; this is translated from the coding sequence ATGCTGAGGACGCTGGTCGCGAGCGGCGCGGACACGGAGGTGCACTATGCAGCCGCCGCTCCCGAACGCATGGCGTACAGAGACGACGTGGTCCAGCTCGCGGGAGATCACGCCCTGTGTTACACGGGCGGCCGGTCTTCCGAGACGGGCATGGTCTGCGGCGTGTGCTCGGGCGATAGCCCGATTCGCGTGGAGGTCGCCCGATCCGGAATGACCACCGACGTGCCGGCGGACACCACGATTCTCGACGCGATGCTCGAGGCGGGCGTGTGGACATCGTACGAGTGCCGGCGAGGCGAGTGCGGGTCCTGCACGGCCACCGTACGTCGAGGGCGAGCCGGACCACAGGGACGTGTGCCTGACCGCGGCCGACCGCGCGCGATTCATGTGCCCCCGCGTTTCGAGAGCGAAGGGCGAACGCCTGGTGCTCGATCTCTGACGGCGGCGCGAGTTGACAGCACCCGTGGGCGACAGAATTCTTGA
- a CDS encoding FAD-dependent oxidoreductase — protein MPAYDYDVLVVGAGQGGLPAAHMAANLGAKVALIEEHEVGGT, from the coding sequence ATGCCAGCGTACGACTACGACGTCCTGGTCGTGGGGGCCGGACAGGGTGGACTTCCGGCTGCCCACATGGCGGCTAACCTGGGAGCCAAGGTCGCATTGATCGAGGAGCACGAGGTCGGCGGCACCTGA